CTGGTTACCGGGCGGTGCGACGATCGCCGGGTACGGCACGAGCTGAGCCTGCTGGTCGAGGATCGGCCCGATCTCGAGGAACGGGCTCAGGGCGGCCTGCGCCGCTTCGACGTCGTCTCCGGCGTAGACGAGGGTGACCTGGGCCGCAGCGGAGTTGCCACGGCGGGCGGGGAACAGGGAGAGGAAGCTGGTGATCTCCCGCGGCGCGTCCTCGACGAGCTGGCCCCAACGACGGAGCAGGCCGGCGGTGTCGGTCGCATCGACGACGAGCTGGGCGTAGGCGACGTTGTCGACCTCGTACGCCTCCAGTTCGAGGGCGGTGACGACGCCGAAGTTGCCGCCGGCGCCACGGATCGCCCAGAACAGGTCGGGGTGATGGTGCTCGTCGACGCGGAGCAGGCTGCCGTCCGCGGTGACGATCTCCGCGGCGACGATGTGGTCGATGGTGAGGCCGTACCTGCGGACCAGATATCCGATACCGGCGGTGGTGGCCAGGCCACCGACGCCCACGTCACCGTAGTCTCCCGAGCTCATCGCCAGGCCGTACGGGGCGAGCGCCCGGGCGACGTGGCCCCAGCGGGCTCCCGGCTCCAGGCGGATCCGGCGGGTGGCCCGGTCGAGCACCTCGACCTTGTTCATCGTGGACAGGTCGATGACGACTCCGCCGTCGTTCGTCGATCGGCCACTGATGCCGTGCCCGCCACTGCGTACGGAGATCGGAGCACTCTGCGTCCGTGCATAGGCGACCGCGTCGACCACTTCGGCGGCGCCCTGCGGACGGATCACCAGGGCCGGTGATCCCTGCCAGCTGTAGCTGTGCCGCACCCGCTCGTACTCCGGGTCGCCAGGCTCGACGGACCGGGTGGCCAACGACGCGGGCAGCGCGTCGTAGTCGATGCCGGGCTGGCGCTTCGCCAGGGTGACGGCGGACCGGACCGGGCCGGTCGCGGCCGCGATCCCCGGGCGCTCCCTGGCCACGGCCTCCCGCAGCGCGGGAGCGATCTCCTGCCCGAAGGTCTGGATGAGGCGTGGATCGTCGCGGCCGATCAGGAAGGCGCTGAACCCTTCCTCCAGCACCAGCGGGAGGAGCTGGTCGACCCATTGCTCGGCCGGTCCCTGGAGGAAGCCGCGGTTACGCGACGACACGTCGACCGTGAAGAGGTTGAGCAGCCGACGGATCTGGCGCGGGTCCCGTCCGGCCTCGACCGCCGCCTCGTCGATGAGGCGGTTGGCGGTGAACCGGTCCGGCGACCGGAGGTACTCCAGGGTCGGCAACCAGCCGTTGGCCGTCTGGCCGGTCAACGCCAGCATGCGTGGCTGGTAGGCGCCGAGCCAGATGTCGATCGCATGAGCCGGCACCGGGCCGCGCTGCATGCCCGGGATCGGGTAGTACTTCCCTTCCCTCCGCAGCGGTCCGGAGTCGGCGTCGTCCCAGACGCCGCGCAGGACGTCGATCGACTCCCGCAGCGCGGTGACGCCCTGCCCCGCGGTCAACCGACGGCCACCCATGCCCTCGACGCCGTCCCAGAACGCGCCAGCGCCGAGGCCGAGTTCGAACCGGCCGTGCGACAGCCGGTCCAGGCTCGCCGCGGCCCGGGCCAGGACGGCCGGCGGACGCAGCGGCAGGTTCAGGACGTTCGCCGAGACCTTGAGCCGCTCCGTGCGGGCGGCGACCCAGCTCAACAGGGTCCAGGTGTCGAGGAACTCGGCGTTGTACGGATGGTCCTGGAAGGTGGCGAGATCCAATCCGACCGTCTCGGTCAGTTCGGCCAGCGTCACCACCCGATCCGGGTCGTCCGCGCTCGGCGTGACAAACGTCCCGAACAGGAGTTCGTGTCCGTAATCAGGCATGTCCGGTTGCCACCAATCTCACCATCGCTCGGGTATCTGTTGGTCAACAACTCATATGCTGGACAACGTATTCCCTACCCTCGCGGCGATGTCACGGCAGCAACTAGCCTGCGCAGATGCGACACACCCTCACCCCGGGCGACGAGACCCTGCACGGCCACTTCTCCCCCGACTTCCCGCCGGTGCTCACCATCGAGCCGGGCGACACCGTCACCTACCGCACCCTGGACTGCTGGTGGTCGGCCGGCCCGTACCCGGGCGGGAAGAACCGGGAACGGCCCCGGGCCCCGCAGTACCAGCCCGACCACGGACACGCGCTGATCGGTCCGGTTGCGGTCCGCGGTGCACGCGCCGGCCAGACCCTCGAGGTACGCATCGACGCGATCGTCCCGGCCACCTGGGGGACCACTGTGGCCGGCGGCTGGCCGAGCAACTTCAACGAGCGGTACGGCGTCGAGACGGACGGCGTGGTGCACGCCTGGGCACTGGACCCGGTGACGATGACCGGCCGCAACCAGCACGGCCACACCATCGCGCTGCGTCCCTTCATGGGGGTGCTCGGCATGCCGCCGGCCGAGCCGGGGCAGCACTCGACGGTGCCGCCGCGACCCCACGGCGGCAACCTGGACTGCAAGGATCTGACCGCCGGCAGCACCCTGCTGCTGCCGATCCCGGTCGACGGGGCGCTGTTCTCGGTCGGAGACGGGCACGCCGCGCAGGGGGACGGAGAGGTCGGCGGTACCGCGATCGAGTGCCCGATGGACGAGGTGACGCTGACCGTCGACGTCCGCGACGACTTCCCGGTCACCGGCCCGGTGGCGCGCACTGCGGACGCCTGGCTGACCCTTGGCGTCGGCGCGTCCCTCGACGACGCCACGTTCATGGCCCTGGACTCGATGCTGACCCTGATGCAACGGCTGCACGGCATCAGTCGTCCGGACGCGGTGGCGCTGGCCAGCGTCGCGGTCGACGTACGGGTGACGCAGATCGTCAACCAGACCGTCGGCGCGCACGCGGTGCTCCGCCACGACGCGCTGCGCTGAGCCGGCGCGACCACGTCGGCGCTGTCAGCGCCTCGATGATCCCGTCAGTGCGGGCCGCCGTCCAGGATCGCGTACGCCAGCCACCGGATCCGCTGCATCTCGGTGGCCAGGTCGGCGGCGGCCACCGCGCAGTTACTGCTCCGGCGTCGCGTGCTTCGTCACTGACGGAATGCCGCACAACGCCCCTGGTAGATCGCAGGCGATCGCCGGAGGCCGCGCCGCGACAGCCGCGGCGCGAGGCGGGCGGCCGGAGCCAGGCCGTGCCGCCTCGGCAAGCAACATCCGCAGTCCCTCGGCGAGGCCGGCGTGCCCGGGGGCCCGGATGGGGAACGGCAGCCGGGCGTCGGTGTATCCGTCCGCTGCCTCGACGCGGAGCACCATGCCGTCGGCGTCGACGGCGACCGGTACGACCCGAGTCGACCTGGCGGTCACCGCAGGGTCGACCAGCATCGCGAGCTGGTCGAGAACGTCGCCGTGCCGCTGGACGAGGTGCTGCAGGTATGCGGCCTCGACGGTCGCGAGCGGGTCCGGCAGGGCGGCACGATAGGCGCTGACGCTCACCGTCGTTTCGTCGCCGTCATGGATGAGGCCGACCTCGACCGGTTCGACCGCCCACAGCGCGACGGGAGGCAGGTCGAGCAGGGACAGGACGGTGTCGTCGTCGCACGAGTCCAGGCTGGCCGGGTCGAACCGGCGGGCGGTACCCAACACCCACACCCTGGCCCGCACCCGGGACCGGACGGCAACCGGAATGAGCTGCGTCACGTCGAGCCGGACTGCCCCCGGTCGACCTCGGGCGGCGACCAACAGGCCGCCGGCCTGGGTCATCGCATCGACCGCGAGAACCACCGTGCCGTCGGGCAGTACGGCGTGCTCTTCGATGAGATCTATGGCGGTGTCGCCGAGCCGGAGCCGTAGTGACGCCGTGGCGGACAGGGCGGAGCGCACCGTCACGCTGGTCAAACCGGTCGCTACGGCGCGTAC
The nucleotide sequence above comes from Micromonospora sp. NBC_00389. Encoded proteins:
- a CDS encoding LLM class flavin-dependent oxidoreductase, translating into MPDYGHELLFGTFVTPSADDPDRVVTLAELTETVGLDLATFQDHPYNAEFLDTWTLLSWVAARTERLKVSANVLNLPLRPPAVLARAAASLDRLSHGRFELGLGAGAFWDGVEGMGGRRLTAGQGVTALRESIDVLRGVWDDADSGPLRREGKYYPIPGMQRGPVPAHAIDIWLGAYQPRMLALTGQTANGWLPTLEYLRSPDRFTANRLIDEAAVEAGRDPRQIRRLLNLFTVDVSSRNRGFLQGPAEQWVDQLLPLVLEEGFSAFLIGRDDPRLIQTFGQEIAPALREAVARERPGIAAATGPVRSAVTLAKRQPGIDYDALPASLATRSVEPGDPEYERVRHSYSWQGSPALVIRPQGAAEVVDAVAYARTQSAPISVRSGGHGISGRSTNDGGVVIDLSTMNKVEVLDRATRRIRLEPGARWGHVARALAPYGLAMSSGDYGDVGVGGLATTAGIGYLVRRYGLTIDHIVAAEIVTADGSLLRVDEHHHPDLFWAIRGAGGNFGVVTALELEAYEVDNVAYAQLVVDATDTAGLLRRWGQLVEDAPREITSFLSLFPARRGNSAAAQVTLVYAGDDVEAAQAALSPFLEIGPILDQQAQLVPYPAIVAPPGNQHRGQGLSDSHSGLLHHITPQAADVMAAMIRSGDVMIMQFRSVGGAVNDIAREATAYAHRDQNFSVLAATVADRRSQLDKLWADLYEHLDGMYLSFESDTSPERLLDAFPEPTLSRLRAIKATYDPDNIFNRNFPIPPAGARRTEEEIDDAD
- a CDS encoding DUF2470 domain-containing protein, translating into MVFHPAGHRAELADAAPGSDATAEAPAAGVRAVATGLTSVTVRSALSATASLRLRLGDTAIDLIEEHAVLPDGTVVLAVDAMTQAGGLLVAARGRPGAVRLDVTQLIPVAVRSRVRARVWVLGTARRFDPASLDSCDDDTVLSLLDLPPVALWAVEPVEVGLIHDGDETTVSVSAYRAALPDPLATVEAAYLQHLVQRHGDVLDQLAMLVDPAVTARSTRVVPVAVDADGMVLRVEAADGYTDARLPFPIRAPGHAGLAEGLRMLLAEAARPGSGRPPRAAAVAARPPAIACDLPGALCGIPSVTKHATPEQ
- a CDS encoding acetamidase/formamidase family protein; this encodes MRHTLTPGDETLHGHFSPDFPPVLTIEPGDTVTYRTLDCWWSAGPYPGGKNRERPRAPQYQPDHGHALIGPVAVRGARAGQTLEVRIDAIVPATWGTTVAGGWPSNFNERYGVETDGVVHAWALDPVTMTGRNQHGHTIALRPFMGVLGMPPAEPGQHSTVPPRPHGGNLDCKDLTAGSTLLLPIPVDGALFSVGDGHAAQGDGEVGGTAIECPMDEVTLTVDVRDDFPVTGPVARTADAWLTLGVGASLDDATFMALDSMLTLMQRLHGISRPDAVALASVAVDVRVTQIVNQTVGAHAVLRHDALR